In Carassius auratus strain Wakin unplaced genomic scaffold, ASM336829v1 scaf_tig00215205, whole genome shotgun sequence, the genomic stretch GAGTGCACTCGCGAGCACGAGTGTAGTGGTCAAGTCCATATGTGCTACAGTGATCCTGCTGTACCTGCTCTCTTGGGCTGCTAACACCCCTTACATACTTGGTGTCACACCTGGCTTCCTTTTCCCACCAAACTTCTGGATTTGGACGCTTCTGACCCATGCCGTGGTGGAGCAATACATTGTTGGCATGGCGGTGAACATTGCTACTGTGATGGTTGCTGGACGACTTTTGGAGCCATTATGGGGAGCACTGGAGCTCCTGATCTTCTTCGCTGTGGTAAACGTAGCAGCTGGTCTCCTATCCGCTCTGTCTTATCTTCTCACCTATGCTGCGACCTTTGATCTGGACTACCTGTTTGCCGTACGGGTGTATGGCACGCCCGCTTTTCTGGGGGGTGTTCTTGTAGCACTGAAGCAGACTGCTGGAGATACCACAGTGCTTCGAGTTCCTCAAGTACGCCTGAAAGCCGCCCCGGCACTAGCTTTGCTAGCAATAGCCATCCTGCGGCTAGCAGGGCTGCTGGACACTTCAGCTCCGCTAGCAGCATGCGGTTATGGTGCTCTGTCCGGGTGGGTTTACCTGCGCTTCTACCAGAGGCACCCTAGGGGGCGTGGAGACATGTCAGACCACTTTGCCTTCGCCTCGTTCTTCCCAGAGGCGCTCCAGCCGGCAGTTGGCTTTGCAGCTGGGCTTGTGCACGCTGCCCTTGTGAAGATGAAAGTTTGCCGTAAGATGGTGAAGCGGTATGATGTCGGGGCTCCATCCTCCATCACCATCAGCCTACCAGGCACAGACCCACAAGATGCAGAAAGACGGAGGTATGTTGATTTAATTCAAAGATAAaagtaacaaaattactaaatcttAAACTAGAATTATAttcgttttagtaattttgtcacatgctgttttttttttaaatctatttagctttcaatagtttttatttagttttttagttgttttattacTTCATCATAATTTTTCTAagtttgtttttcatctaatatttatatttcattttcaacTTTATTCAGTAAATTGTTtactacatttaaaacaaatctttaatatCGTCCATACAGGCAACTGGCATTGAAAGCTCTAAATGAGCGTCTGAAGCGCGTGGAAGACCAGTCGGTGTGGCCCAGCATggaagatgaggaggatgatgaagatgaggaggtgCGAACAGACACCCCTCTCCTTTCAAGCCG encodes the following:
- the LOC113093933 gene encoding transmembrane protein 115-like, whose product is MNRYLPVARQHFLSALASTSVVVKSICATVILLYLLSWAANTPYILGVTPGFLFPPNFWIWTLLTHAVVEQYIVGMAVNIATVMVAGRLLEPLWGALELLIFFAVVNVAAGLLSALSYLLTYAATFDLDYLFAVRVYGTPAFLGGVLVALKQTAGDTTVLRVPQVRLKAAPALALLAIAILRLAGLLDTSAPLAACGYGALSGWVYLRFYQRHPRGRGDMSDHFAFASFFPEALQPAVGFAAGLVHAALVKMKVCRKMVKRYDVGAPSSITISLPGTDPQDAERRRQLALKALNERLKRVEDQSVWPSMEDEEDDEDEEVRTDTPLLSSRETLPPAPSTTQNPTGQQESSIISFEDASTHS